The following coding sequences lie in one Isoptericola variabilis 225 genomic window:
- a CDS encoding ABC transporter substrate-binding protein translates to MIRRTTAAKGLALAAVLSLGLAACSSDGGEAGGGETTDTNGNEETSAEPLTIGTILPVTGTLAFLGPPEIAGVGLAVEHINEAGGVLGNEVSVEWGDSGDTTDYSVANSTATDLINKGVSAVIGAASSGVSLAVVDTFAEAGVMQISPANTATDLSGYGPFFARTAPPDTVQGAALGSLILDGGHCRVGFLVQNEAYGTGLRDNVQQAVEAGGCEVVYGGTGGGQEFAPGETNFGAQVTDLLAQEPDAISIIAFEETVAIVNELVAQGWDFNGTTYFCDGNLSNYGDDFDPGTLEGVQGTLPGAQADEAFREELNTWYTENEGGELADYSYAAESYDATILAALAAVRGGATDGQTIADNIRAVSGSEGGTEVSTFEEGVAALEAGEEIRYVGQSGIGPLNEDNDPSSAFIGIYTYGADNTYTYERQIEGSI, encoded by the coding sequence ATGATTCGACGCACCACGGCCGCGAAGGGCCTCGCCCTCGCCGCCGTCCTCAGCCTCGGCCTCGCGGCCTGCAGCTCCGACGGTGGAGAGGCAGGTGGCGGGGAGACGACCGACACCAACGGCAACGAGGAGACCAGCGCTGAACCGCTGACCATCGGCACGATCCTCCCGGTCACGGGAACGCTCGCGTTCCTCGGCCCGCCGGAGATCGCGGGCGTCGGTCTCGCCGTCGAGCACATCAACGAGGCCGGCGGCGTCCTCGGCAACGAGGTGTCGGTCGAGTGGGGCGACTCGGGTGACACCACCGACTACTCGGTCGCGAACTCCACGGCGACCGACCTCATCAACAAGGGCGTCTCGGCCGTGATCGGTGCGGCGTCGTCGGGCGTCTCGCTCGCCGTCGTCGACACGTTCGCGGAGGCCGGGGTCATGCAGATCTCGCCCGCGAACACGGCGACCGACCTCTCGGGCTACGGTCCGTTCTTCGCCCGCACCGCCCCGCCGGACACGGTCCAGGGTGCGGCGCTCGGCTCGCTGATCCTCGACGGCGGTCACTGCCGCGTCGGCTTCCTCGTCCAGAACGAGGCGTACGGCACGGGTCTGCGCGACAACGTGCAGCAGGCCGTCGAGGCCGGCGGCTGCGAGGTCGTGTACGGCGGCACGGGCGGCGGCCAGGAGTTCGCCCCGGGTGAGACGAACTTCGGTGCGCAGGTGACCGACCTGCTCGCGCAGGAGCCCGACGCGATCTCGATCATCGCGTTCGAGGAGACCGTCGCGATCGTCAACGAGCTCGTCGCGCAGGGCTGGGACTTCAACGGCACGACGTACTTCTGCGACGGCAACCTGTCGAACTACGGCGACGACTTCGACCCGGGCACGCTCGAGGGCGTCCAGGGCACGCTGCCGGGTGCGCAGGCCGACGAGGCGTTCCGCGAGGAGCTCAACACCTGGTACACGGAGAACGAGGGCGGCGAGCTCGCCGACTACTCGTACGCCGCCGAGTCGTACGACGCGACGATCCTCGCCGCGCTCGCCGCCGTCCGCGGTGGCGCGACCGACGGTCAGACGATCGCCGACAACATCCGCGCCGTCTCCGGCTCGGAGGGCGGCACCGAGGTGTCGACCTTCGAGGAGGGTGTCGCCGCGCTCGAGGCCGGCGAGGAGATCCGCTACGTCGGCCAGTCCGGCATCGGCCCGCTCAACGAGGACAACGACCCGTCGTCCGCGTTCATCGGGATCTACACCTACGGTGCGGACAACACCTACACCTACGAGCGCCAGATCGAGGGCTCGATCTGA